The Rissa tridactyla isolate bRisTri1 chromosome 25, bRisTri1.patW.cur.20221130, whole genome shotgun sequence nucleotide sequence GCCTGCATTTGTAAGCTGTCAGAAATCCAAGCGacagagcagcaggtttgggAATGCTGAATGATTCGGGACTTATTCAAAAGTTATAGATGCCTGACCTGTGCGGGAAAATTGGGTGTCATGGGGATATCACACGCTTTTAGTCACTTTCTTCTCCGTATGATTGAAACCtgcataaagcagttttcttgcttgcacaaaaatgtcttttagcaccctgaaaactggtaatttaagcataacctgctgcttctctgtcttgtttAAATGTGCCATGGATGCATCAGTGTCACTGGATTCTTTGGCAGAGAGAAGCCTGTGTTACTTCTGATGGGATTCACCCTTCACTAGGCAAAAACTGATGATTCAGATCTAAGATAGTCTCCCAGATCTTTGTGTGTGGATGCAGTGTCAGGGGATGAGCTCTCCCATGTGAGGAGAGCTGGGATTAATCTCTCTCACTAAGGTCTAAGAATCAAGTCATACCTtgccttgctttggtttgtttgcctctccttgcctagccttgccttgctttgtcttcccctttttcttccttccccccttttaaCCCTATTCCTTCTTAATGTTCTTACATTAAATGCACCTCTTATGAGATCTGGACAAGGAACGTAAGTAAGGCTGTCCTTAAAGGCACTagtatttgtctcttttcttccttttctctcatctttcaaTAGGTACTCTATTTAATAAAATCACCTCTAAAGGAGAAAGTCAAGTTTCTTTTACCCATATGACAATAAAACCCCCAGTCATTCAGGCTCAAGGactctgttctctctctttacAAACCTCCCCTCCGCAAGCGACCCACGTTAGATTTCCAAACATTCATGCCTATCTTGGTCGAGCTCTCCTAATCCTGCAATGGCGTGTATGCTGATGTTTGTAGTCTTTCTCTAGGCTTGAAGTGTATGTGATGGTGgacaggccaccagcatcctctgaGAGCCTGTTGTTTGAATTGCTCTGTGCAGGAAAAATGCCCCAAAGAAAAGGCCTGGAGAATCACACCGGTGGATCTGGATTCattcttctgggattttctgaccactccagcctgcagggcttgTGCTTCACAGCATTCCTGGTCATCTACCTCATGGTCCTCACAGAGAACAGCGTGATTGCACTCATCACAGTGGTGGACTCAAGCCTCCACAGCCCCATGTATTTCTTCCCGAGGAacttgtccttcctggagatctGCTACACATCAGTCACTCTGCCAAAAATGCTGGTGGTTTTCCTGCTGGAGGATGGCAGGACCTCCTTCCTTGGCTATGctgcccagctgtatttcctggtGTTGCTGGGCAGCATCAAGTGCCTTCTCCTggctgtcatggcctatgaccgctacatAGCCATCTGTGACCCCCTGCACTACCCCCTCATCATGAGGAGGGGTCTCTGCATCAGACCGGTGGTGGGGTCGTGGGTGGCTGTCGTACCAGTGCAAGTAGGACAGACCTACCAGGTGTTCACTTTGCCCTCTGTGCATCCCATGACCTTCATCGCTTTTTTTGTGATGTCCCCCCTCTGCTGGAGCTGGCCTGTGCAGACACATTCTGGAACCAAGTGACACTGTACACCATCATCCTGGTATTTgcaatctttcccttctccttaatagttatttcttacattaaaattatcagggcaattctgaaaataccttcagttctgggcagacacaaagccttttccacctgttcCTCACACCTCGCGGTGGTGACACTCTTCTATGGCTCGGCCACAGTCGTCTACTTAAAGCAACGGTCAAGGGATTCCGTAGACACCGACAAATACCTTGCCCTGTTTTACACAATTTTTACCCCAATGTTTAACCCTGTCATCTATAGCCTGAGGAATAAGGAAGTGAGAATTGCCTTGAAGAGACTCCTACGGACAAAGTGGTACTACAGAGTACGTAAAATCCTCTCAAATAGTCCCAAAGAAGTCCCACTGGGGTACATGGTTGCCTGAAGAAAGGCATCTCATAcctgctgaaacaaaaccatgtgTCCGGCCTGGCTTTCATCCTCCTCAAGAAGGGGAAAGGTGTCCTGAGGCATTCCTCCTATGTCGTGTCCCACCTTGATATCTTTGTACTCTAAAGCATCTTCAGCGCCTCTGAGTAGTTTAATTCAAACAGCTACTTCAAGCTGTGTCTGACCAAATAATGTTAAAGGGAAATAGTCAAAGCATGGTCAGTAGCCATTGATGCCCAGAAAGTGAGACAAGTGGTGAAGCGACGACCAGCCTCACGTTTGAGAAATCGCTTGCAAGACCCCATGGGCTATCTTCTACAGCATCCCTGCATGGAATCACCTTAAAAGTGTTCAAAGATATGAAGGGCTTCAAAGCATCTCCCCCTGCTATGATGTCTTGCTCTGAGTTGTGTAATTCTTGACTAacctgacataaaaataaaagataaaaaggtcaCCAGGAGGACAGTCCAGCACCGGAATGGGGTCCCAGAGAATGGTGGAGTTtctgtttgttgtggtttaacaccagccggcaactaagcactaCACAGTCACTCACTCACTTCCCaccagtgggatgggagagagaatcagaagggtaaaagtgagcaaACTCCGGGGCTGAGATCAAGCAATTTaattggtaaagcaaaagccgcacacttaagcgaagcaaaacaaggaataaattcagtacttcccattggcaggcaggtgttcggccacctccaggaaggcagggctccaTACCACGTaatgattacttgggaagacaaaatgccgtaactccaaacatccctcccttccttcttcttcccccagatttatatgGTGGAGCATGATGCTACGTGGTACGGGATATCCCTTTGATCGGGGtccactgtcccagctgtgtcccctcccaacttctcgtgcactcccagcctacttgctggtggggtggtgtgaggagcagaaaaggctatGGTGctgtgtaagccctgctcagcaatagtggaaacatccctgtcttatcaacgctgtttccagcacaaatccaaaacacagccccataccagctactgtgaagaaaatcaactctaccccagcaaaaataagcatttatgtGCTGAATCTGCTTTGCCACTCTGAAACTGTCTCTGAAAAACTAGCCCAGTGGGGGTTTTTAGCCCAAATGcatatgcagcactgaagtgtgtTTCCGTATTGCCCTGGTTTAGGCCGAGTTGGCCAATGAccgacgacagatgctctcccccagctctcactctgaggagaggaaggaaagaaagagatttatgagtttagaaggaactaatctactttaattaaatacttgtaataaaataaaaaggaaataatgaaatagatacaatatatagaaaactgtatcaagctcccaggatgatgtcactgtcaggcactggggagggcccagactggactcaatgacggacaggaactggattccaggtcTGGAGCCAAGAACGCACAGATCGGGGTCAAAGGCAAATTAACACCGAGCATTCcgccacctgaggaacctgaacgtacaCAAGTCCACATGGTGGACAGAcaattccctgtcctctctctgcctagccgaacaaggtaacttagaggagagggggctgtaGGAGCATGTTTCTGCCCagcgaagcaggcgtgtctccccactaactcccccaccttcccaggtacccttAAAGATaagtatgaggctctgcaaggggaactcaatcatgacgaggaagataattcagtgtccacagaggtgtcacCAAAGTTAAATCAGACTACACCTCCcatcaaaacatcttcagttaaggaaaaaagaccggtcattgttgtaggtgactccctacaAGGAAGGGaacggaaggcccaatatgcagaactgacccacttctcagggaagtctgctgcctccctggggcccaggttaaagatataaaaagaaaacttccctccctggtaagaccctcagattattacctactactaatttttcagacaggcagagatgatctgttaacaAGAAACACAAGTgcgatcaagagagacttctgggccttgggatgactggttaaAGGGTCAGGACTGCAAGTCACGTTCTCCTCGGTCCTCccagtcacagggaaggatgaggaaagcaacaggaagagctggaagatcaatacttggctctgagcctggtgccagtggcaggactttgttttttttgatCACGGGATGGTTTACACGACACCAGGCCTGCTCGagacagatggggtacacctgtctcaaaaggggaaaagtatccttgcacaggagttggcagggctcatcaaatgggctttaaactagatttgaaggggaaaggggatgaaTCCAGCACCAGAGAGGCAAGGGTCTTTGATGGCttagaaactatggctgcgcctgggaatggtcaggtagaagtcaagccttcttccagcaaaaaggtggcaggaccagtagcccagctgaagtgcttcttgtcctgggttgagcaacacaggactaatttatcttctaatgtcTGGGAAAACGTCACTCttagaagattctagtgtctgaattcgtgaaaatatttgctttatagccagctaggctacgtgggattcaaggcctcggtgttttcaagccttggcaggtgcaggtacgaggaggagcgaggcctgggcatttgacccaggctggccaacaggattatttcataccatgaacgtcacattcgatacaaatgagaaagtttgctgcgtcgtttctctctcccttgatggctgtggtcTAGAGAaagtccttgccctggtgccggacccctgagcccttccctccctcctgaagccgttgcttttgcagtgtccaacatttactctcccctgctgggagtgcacagcttcctactgatagaattggctgagtataattcttgtacatcttatattagtattgggattaatactggtgctttaacattattgttaattatttagtcttatcctattaaatctatttatatttcaaccctcatgtttccttgctttccctgattcccctttctgtgtggggaggggtcactgggtgatagaatagttgtccaaatgacaagaaattgttatgggttttctgaaaacataacacgtctacactaatgcacgcagcatgggcaacaaacaggaggagctggaagccattgtgcagcaggaaaactatgatgtagtcgccaccacagaaacgtggtgggatgagtCGCACAACcagagtgctgcattagatggctacagactcttcagaagggacaggcaaggaaggagaggaggtggggtggctttgTATGTGAGGGAGTGTTAGGAATGTCaggagcttaatgatggtgacaatagggttgagtgtttatgggtgagaatcagggggagggccaataagacagatatcatggtgggagtctgttatacactgcccaaccaggatgcagaggtGGATGAAATACtgtacaagcagctgggagaaatctcatgatcgctggcccttgccctggtgggagacttcaacctacccgATATCAGCTGGGAGCACAATACggctgagagggaacagcctaggaagttcctggagtgtgttgcgGAGagcttcctgacacagctggtgagggagctgaCAAGGGaaagagccctgctggacctgttgtttgtaactGGAGAAAGACTTGCGGgggatgtgacagctggaggccatcttgggcatagtgaccatgaaattattttcaattctcagaggagcaaggagggtggtcagcagaactgccaccatggacttccagagggcagactttggtctttccAGGAGGCTGCTTGACAGAGCCACTTGgcaggcagtcctgaagggcaaaggagtccaggaaggctggacatttttcaagacgAAAGTCTTAaaagtgcaggagcaggctgtccccatgtgctgtaaaatgagacatcagggaaaaaagacagcctggctgaacagagagatacggttacaactcaggaaaaaaggagagtttatggtctttggaagaaggccactcaggaaggctacaaggatgttgtaaggctatgtagggagaaaattagcagggccaaagcccaacgagaacttaagctgaatttggatgttaagaacaataagaaaagttcctataaacacactagtaacaaaaggaggactcgggagaatctccatcctttatccgatgaaggcagtaacatagtgacaaaggatgaggaaaaggctgaggtacttagtgccttctttgactccttctttagtagtagagtgggttgttccctgagtacccagacccctgagcttgtagacaggggcagggagcagaatgaagctgccataatccaaagggagatggtgagggacctgctccaacagctagacatacacaagtctatggggctaggtggcctccacgcgagggtactgaaggagctggcagaagtactcaccgagccactttccatcatttaccagcagtcctggtgaaccggggaggtcccagttgactggaggttagaaaatgtgatgcccatccacaagaaaggacggaaggaagatttggggaagtacaggcctgtcagtctgacctcactgcctgggaaggtcatggaacagatcatgctgagtgccattatgtggcacatgaaggacaaccaggtgatcaggcccagtcagcatgggttcatgaaaggcaggtcctgcctgacaaacctgatctccttctatgtcagggtgacccgcttggtggatgaaggaaaggctgtggatgttgtttccctggaggctagtaaagcctttgacactgtttcccacagcattctcctggagaaactggctgcccatggcttggacaggtgtacgctttgctgggtaaaaaccagggcgatggccaggcccaggcccaacgagtggtggtgaatggaattcaatccagttggcagctggtcacaagtggtgttccccagggctcggtatcgggccagttctctttaatgtctttatcaatgatttggacgaggggattgagtgcaccctcagtaagtgtgcagacgacaccaagttgggtgggactgtcgacctgcttgagggtaggatggctccagaggcagatctgggcaggctgtaccGATGGGCCGCGGCTAATGGTATGAGGTTcctcaaggccaagtgccaggtcccacacctgggtcacaacaaccccatgcagcgatacaggctgggggaagagtgtctggagagctgcctggcaaaaaaggacctggggggtgtcagttgacagctggctggatgtgagccagcagcatgcccagcatggctgagaaggacaatagcatcctggcctgtatcaggaataacgtggccggcaggactcgagaggctgagggccctgggctcagtggtgcagagactgaggacagtacaggagtagcctgagtgtgcttgagggctgctggtggagccggtggagctttcctttgtagtggaaaacagcatgagaaagaaataatgccccaacatgcagctggggaggtgcagactggacaccaggagaaagaaatgtcattccaagggcagtgctgtggtgcaacacgccacccagaaagagtctggatcagcccaaggctttgtgtttcagggaagagccagggaggatggtgagatctcagcaaaggaaggtggcagcaaggtggggcagccgggtagatgactgcagcctgcagggaaagaggcagaggtgatggcacaccataggacagcctgtggtggagatgacacagggatgcagcaaagctgaaaggcccctaacaGAGTCAACCTTTTCATGTCttgggctatggctgttgtctctgccactgatgcctacgaGGAGTCAACttatccttccagcactggggtctcattgcctcctcgTCCATActtcagagcctgggaggtgtcataCCATAGTGCTggccttggcattgcacatctccacaccacactgtgccaggaagagccctgaggaaggagtgagggacaggatctcccttcctgggggctgggggtcaggccttggccctttgggcgatggggtcaggccttggccctttgcactaatgaaacacatccagggttactcagcatcagagccaccttcaccttgcttttctcgacctgtcgtcactgcctccagtttctgctctaaccggaccctggggacaacatctcagtggtgtccctcagtgggacccattaacactccaagaaactttggagtttgaacctgactttgacttcttgagaggttttttcagcttcctctcagtgtctgaggcTCGTGGACTCAGCATCAgtcccaccagaggggtcattaaaactccttgggctggtcctctgcgtctgagctgggctgggctcctgggatggagggagctcacagCAAGCGGGCAGCGCCTCAGCGAGACAGCTCTGCCCccgagcagctcctctgccaagcgcagcaggtctgagggcactgcctgggtgtctcagggagatgagtGAGGCAGAGAGATTgcttaaaggtgtcaggattgggaggatgactgagagctcactggaggagaaatccttgcagcccttggcacagtaagcctctgggtgcagggcaatgcaggtggagttcctggaggcatctcctaaagctggcacagccacagcttatgggatctgtaaggaggcggagggggaggaggggtcttgttatgaaatgtgaatagccgtgaagccagggtgtgcaggcaggggtgcccagggctgtccttgagcagggtccctgcaccccgtgggtctgtgtgccggggcagggactctgccggctgccagggtcagctctcagcctgcccagggagacccccatgggcatgtggggagaagctttggagaaagagcaaccgctggcaggggagggtcctgctgttgagagggtgctgcgtgggtgagggctgctcacagctgcagatcactgcaggacgttccctggagatttttcaagaagcacagcacggcaggggctacctgcaagggaaggatcctgttcttccaatcttctactccgggttgtctgggtgggcgatgggacagagaaattcatctctcagttgaggagggggcactgaaattccaaatctgtttctcttagaagtgaataatccagggaggattggaaatcaacaactgaatctctgcccctgcaacgatactgccctcagcagcacaaagctgatctcacaaaaagatatgaatgaaattattctgaggaaagagaagtcatttgggggaaaactttgggaaatggaataggatgggcccaaagaagtctgccttaacttgccaaggtcttctcctctttcaacagtccctcatgcccagagtgaacaaatgtccaatggcagctccatcacccagttcctcctcctgccattggcagacacacgggagctgcagctcttgcactttgggctcttcctgggcacctacctggctgccctcctggccaacggcctcatcatcaccaccatcgcctgtgaccaccacctccacacccccatgtacttcttcctcctcaacctcaccctccttgacctgggctccatctccaccactgtccccaaagccatggccaattctctctgggacatcagtgatatttcctacttgggatgtgttgcacaggtctttttctttgttttctgtgctgcaacagaggtttatcttctcactgtcatgtcctatgaccgctacgttgccatctgcaaacccctgcactacgggaccctcctgggcagcagagcttgtgtccacatggcagcagctgcctggggcactgggtttctcaatgctctcctgcacacggccagtacattttccctacccctctgccagggcaatgctgtggaccagttcttctgtgaaatcccccagatcctcaagctctcctgctcagatgcctacctcagggaagctgggcttctcatATTAAGTTGCTTTTcagcttttgtgtgttttgtgttcatcgtgctgtcctatgtgcagatcttcagggtcgtgctgaggatcccctctgagcagggacggcacaaagccttttccacgtgcctccctcacctggccgtggtctccctgtttgtcagcacaggcatttttgcttacctgaagcccccctccatctctttcccatccctggatctggtgatcacagtgctgtactcagtggtgcctccagcagtgaaccccctcatctacagcatgaggaacatgGAAGTCAAGGATGgagttttgaaactattttaatggTGTCTACTTCAGATTAATAAGGTGGCCATTATACCACTACGGCTCCAACTGTACATCAGGAAAAAGCAGGACTAACTAGTCTTCatatttgtctttcttatttcgttgtgttttttcaatgttttgttgttgttgttttgtttgtttgtttgctttatacctgtgattttcttcttggtctcctacatgtttttctcttgaccCAAATACCTAAGGTATGTATGGATCTGCGCTCCCTGGTTAGATAAACTCAAtaaagaagccagcagaaaattattagtttctgcttccatctcttcacttctcctCCGGAGctggccgagcagccccagcatgcaggaggggttcAGGAGGAAAATGCCCATCTGCTCCATGGAGGATCTGCCCTGGgggcccttggggctgccccggctgcctcgctgggcactctgcctctgctgtctgcgagtcagggctgctgcttccctggagccatggccaaggacagcagcaggacgtggcctttccagtgctggtttctcctcacacccccactgtcctgctgtgcccttgcctttgtgttccccctaAGGTCTCGTGTACCTTGTGACCGTCCTGATGTCTCTACAGCGgcatccctgtggctgcaggcaggaacaggccatGTGAACCACTGTGTCAGAGGGGGCCTTCCTACTGGCACCACTGTCACTAACGGGACTCCTCAAGGCAGCGGTAGAGGTTGGAtggctcttccaaagctggtatcaggaacgcacccaaggaactgttccatgaaaagctCTCTTGGTGTTCTGGGgctctccacagactcagggggacagggtcagagttgcaggggaatctgttagggaccaagggctgggcctagaatcatagaatcatgtaatcatagaatcttcatggttggaaagg carries:
- the LOC128901398 gene encoding olfactory receptor 14J1-like, which translates into the protein LHYGTLLGSRACVHMAAAAWGTGFLNALLHTASTFSLPLCQGNAVDQFFCEIPQILKLSCSDAYLREAGLLILSCFSAFVCFVFIVLSYVQIFRVVLRIPSEQGRHKAFSTCLPHLAVVSLFVSTGIFAYLKPPSISFPSLDLVITVLYSVVPPVSCTL